From the genome of Candidatus Electrothrix communis, one region includes:
- the atpA gene encoding F0F1 ATP synthase subunit alpha: MQIKASEISRIIKDQIAGYASDIDLKETGTVLSVGDGIARVYGVENCQAMELLEFPGGIMGLALNLEEDNVGVAVMGDVRHIKEGDIVKRTGKIAEVPVGPELEGRVVDGIGLPIDGKGPIEAKETRKMEVLAPGVIARKGVHEPCYTGYKAVDAMTPVGRGQRELIIGDRQIGKTALCVDAIIAQKDSGIHCVYVATGQKKSTVALVVEALRKNGAMEYTTVVAACASDPAPMQYVSAMVGCAMAEYWRDSGQHSLIIYDDLSKQAVAYRELSLLLRRPPGREAYPGDIFFNHSRLLERAAKVNDELGAGSMTALPIIETQAGDVSAFIPTNVISITDGQVFLEPSLFFAGVRPAINVGISVSRVGGAAQVKAMKQVAGTLRLDLAQYRELAAFAGFGSDLDAATQAQLTRGERLVEILKQPQYQPLSMEKQVTIIFAGTKGFLDKFPVDTLADYEQEMYSYIETNEASIFAELKEKEEISSELDEKMRKTLTAFGEAFKATKGLN; the protein is encoded by the coding sequence ATGCAGATCAAAGCCTCAGAAATCAGTCGGATCATAAAAGATCAGATCGCCGGTTATGCCAGCGATATTGATCTGAAAGAAACCGGAACAGTCCTTTCGGTCGGTGACGGTATTGCCCGTGTTTATGGTGTTGAAAACTGTCAGGCCATGGAGCTGCTTGAGTTCCCCGGCGGCATTATGGGACTCGCTCTGAACCTGGAGGAGGACAATGTCGGTGTTGCGGTCATGGGTGATGTCCGTCATATTAAGGAAGGTGACATTGTCAAGCGGACCGGAAAGATCGCCGAGGTTCCTGTTGGTCCGGAACTGGAAGGACGAGTCGTTGACGGTATCGGGCTGCCCATTGATGGTAAGGGACCGATTGAGGCAAAAGAAACCCGCAAAATGGAAGTGCTGGCTCCCGGCGTTATCGCCCGTAAGGGTGTGCATGAGCCTTGCTACACTGGATATAAGGCTGTTGATGCTATGACTCCGGTGGGGCGCGGTCAGCGTGAGCTGATTATCGGTGACCGTCAGATCGGCAAGACAGCCCTCTGTGTGGATGCAATCATTGCCCAAAAAGACAGCGGCATACATTGTGTGTATGTAGCCACAGGACAGAAAAAGTCCACGGTTGCTCTGGTTGTTGAGGCCCTGCGCAAGAACGGTGCTATGGAGTACACCACCGTGGTTGCGGCCTGTGCCTCTGATCCTGCGCCGATGCAGTATGTTTCCGCGATGGTCGGCTGCGCAATGGCCGAGTACTGGCGCGACAGCGGTCAGCATTCTCTGATTATATATGATGATCTTTCCAAGCAGGCAGTTGCCTATCGTGAGCTGTCCCTGTTGCTTCGTCGTCCGCCGGGACGTGAGGCCTATCCGGGTGATATTTTCTTCAACCACTCCCGTCTTCTGGAGCGAGCTGCTAAGGTCAACGATGAGCTCGGTGCTGGTTCTATGACGGCTCTGCCCATCATCGAGACCCAGGCCGGTGATGTTTCCGCCTTTATCCCCACCAATGTTATCTCCATTACTGACGGTCAGGTCTTCCTGGAGCCAAGCCTGTTCTTTGCCGGTGTTCGTCCGGCGATCAACGTGGGTATTTCCGTATCGCGAGTCGGTGGTGCGGCCCAGGTGAAGGCTATGAAGCAGGTCGCGGGTACTCTGCGTCTTGACTTGGCCCAGTACCGTGAGTTGGCTGCCTTTGCCGGTTTCGGTTCCGACCTGGACGCTGCCACTCAGGCCCAGCTGACCCGAGGTGAACGTCTGGTTGAAATCCTCAAACAGCCCCAGTACCAGCCCCTGTCCATGGAAAAGCAGGTGACGATTATCTTTGCCGGTACCAAAGGGTTTCTTGATAAATTTCCTGTGGATACTCTTGCTGATTACGAGCAGGAAATGTACAGCTATATCGAGACCAATGAGGCGTCGATCTTTGCAGAGCTGAAGGAGAAAGAAGAGATTTCAAGCGAGCTGGATGAAAAAATGAGAAAAACGCTGACTGCTTTCGGTGAGGCGTTTAAAGCGACTAAAGGGCTGAACTAA
- the atpG gene encoding ATP synthase F1 subunit gamma — translation MPGLKDVKNKIEGVSKTSQITKAMNMVASAKLRGAQERMETFRPYAKKFAEAMEDLSGSMSGNQPLMEVRDVQAVELIVVTSDRGLCGSFNAHIVSRAQQLIDQLEAEGKEVSLITVGNKAAQAFKRSGKIRTSYKDIMGTFQMFNAREISGSVTLNFLSGEVDEVRVVYAHFFSMAKQRPTEETLLPIKPPEQGEGGKSGTAVEYIYEPSPTEIMEALLPLHLNVQVYHAMIEVAAGEHAARMAAMDNATNACGDIIKDLTQLYNKARQAAITGDLMDIVGGAEALKG, via the coding sequence ATGCCTGGATTAAAGGATGTCAAAAATAAAATAGAAGGCGTCTCAAAGACTTCGCAGATTACCAAGGCCATGAATATGGTTGCCTCTGCGAAACTGCGCGGTGCCCAGGAGAGAATGGAGACCTTCCGGCCCTATGCGAAGAAATTCGCTGAGGCTATGGAGGATCTGTCCGGCAGCATGAGCGGCAATCAGCCGCTGATGGAAGTCCGTGATGTGCAAGCTGTGGAACTTATTGTCGTCACTTCCGACCGAGGGCTTTGCGGGAGTTTTAATGCCCATATTGTCTCCAGGGCACAGCAGCTCATAGATCAACTTGAGGCGGAGGGAAAAGAGGTCAGCCTGATTACAGTGGGCAATAAGGCTGCTCAGGCCTTTAAACGATCCGGGAAGATCCGTACATCCTATAAGGATATCATGGGTACTTTTCAGATGTTCAATGCCCGGGAAATATCCGGGAGTGTCACCCTGAATTTTCTCTCAGGAGAAGTTGATGAGGTGCGGGTCGTGTATGCACACTTTTTTTCTATGGCCAAACAGCGACCGACCGAAGAAACGCTGTTGCCCATTAAACCTCCTGAGCAGGGGGAAGGGGGAAAGAGCGGTACTGCTGTGGAGTATATCTATGAGCCCAGTCCTACAGAGATTATGGAGGCCCTTCTTCCGCTGCATCTGAATGTACAGGTCTATCATGCTATGATTGAGGTTGCGGCCGGTGAGCATGCGGCCCGAATGGCGGCTATGGATAATGCAACCAATGCATGCGGGGATATTATTAAAGATTTGACGCAACTATACAATAAGGCTCGCCAGGCGGCCATTACCGGCGACCTTATGGATATCGTCGGTGGTGCTGAGGCACTGAAGGGCTGA
- the atpD gene encoding F0F1 ATP synthase subunit beta: protein MGESRVGKIIQVIGPVVDVEFKAGDLPEIMSALFVTNPGIDDVEENLVIEVALHMGDNVVRCIAMDQTDGLVRGMDCRDSGEPITIPVGAPALGRIMNVVGRPVDGLGEIDASKTMPIHRPAPLFTEQDTEVNVLETGIKVIDLLVPFPRGGKMGLFGGAGCGKTVIMMEMVNNIAMQHGGISVFCGVGERTREGNDLYMEMKESGVLPKAALVYGQMTEPPGARARVALTGLTAAEYFRDEEGQDVLFFVDNIFRFTQAGAEVSALLGRIPSAVGYQPTLATDLGALQERITSTTKGSITAVQCVYVPADDLTDPAPATTFAHLDGTVVLSRQIAELGIYPAVDPLDSTSRILDPNVVGEEHYLTARGVQVSLQKYKGLQDIIAILGMDELSEEDQLLVGRARKIQRFLSQPFHVAEVFTGMDGKYVKVEDTVRGFKEILDGKHDDLPENAFYMVGTIEEAIAKDEAEKAKA from the coding sequence ATGGGTGAATCGCGAGTTGGGAAAATTATTCAGGTCATCGGACCTGTTGTTGATGTAGAGTTTAAGGCGGGTGATCTGCCGGAGATCATGAGTGCGCTGTTTGTTACCAATCCAGGCATTGATGATGTAGAAGAAAACCTGGTTATCGAGGTTGCCCTGCATATGGGTGATAATGTAGTGCGCTGTATCGCTATGGATCAGACCGACGGTCTGGTGCGAGGTATGGACTGCCGTGATTCGGGCGAGCCCATCACTATTCCGGTAGGTGCTCCGGCTCTCGGTCGGATTATGAACGTGGTTGGTCGTCCCGTGGACGGACTGGGTGAGATTGATGCATCCAAGACCATGCCCATCCATCGTCCTGCACCGCTGTTTACCGAGCAGGACACAGAGGTCAACGTGCTGGAGACCGGTATTAAGGTTATCGACCTGCTGGTTCCCTTCCCCCGTGGCGGTAAGATGGGATTGTTCGGCGGTGCCGGTTGCGGTAAGACCGTTATCATGATGGAGATGGTGAACAACATCGCTATGCAGCACGGTGGTATTTCCGTGTTCTGTGGTGTTGGCGAGCGAACTCGCGAAGGCAACGATCTGTATATGGAGATGAAAGAGTCTGGCGTTCTGCCCAAGGCTGCTTTGGTCTACGGTCAGATGACCGAGCCTCCGGGGGCACGTGCTCGTGTTGCGTTGACCGGTTTGACCGCTGCTGAGTACTTCCGTGATGAGGAAGGCCAGGACGTACTCTTCTTTGTCGACAACATCTTTCGTTTTACCCAGGCCGGTGCTGAGGTATCTGCGCTGCTCGGACGTATTCCTTCAGCGGTTGGTTATCAGCCGACTCTGGCCACCGATCTCGGTGCCCTGCAGGAGCGCATTACATCCACCACCAAGGGCTCCATTACAGCAGTCCAGTGCGTGTACGTGCCTGCGGATGACTTGACTGATCCGGCCCCGGCAACCACCTTTGCTCATCTCGACGGTACGGTTGTTCTTTCCCGTCAGATTGCTGAGCTGGGTATTTACCCGGCGGTTGATCCTTTGGACTCCACCTCCCGTATTCTTGACCCGAACGTGGTCGGTGAGGAGCATTATCTGACCGCTCGCGGTGTGCAGGTCTCCTTGCAGAAATATAAAGGATTACAGGATATTATAGCTATTCTTGGTATGGATGAGCTTTCCGAGGAAGATCAGCTGCTGGTTGGTCGTGCTCGTAAGATCCAGCGCTTCTTGTCCCAGCCTTTCCATGTTGCAGAGGTCTTCACCGGTATGGACGGTAAGTACGTAAAGGTTGAGGACACTGTGCGCGGCTTTAAAGAAATCCTGGATGGTAAGCACGATGATCTTCCCGAGAATGCGTTCTACATGGTCGGCACCATTGAGGAAGCCATTGCAAAAGACGAGGCGGAAAAGGCAAAAGCCTGA
- a CDS encoding F0F1 ATP synthase subunit epsilon produces the protein MAQIHLEVVTPHGLVVSEDVDIVTAPGIDGEFGVLANHAPFLSVIKTGTLVFKQDKREKFLMVSSGFAEVSNNKVTFLVETAEFGHEIDVDRALRARERAEKRLAEAQAHAEDLDRMRAEIALQRAVARITVAQRSSL, from the coding sequence ATGGCACAGATTCATCTTGAAGTAGTAACTCCCCATGGACTGGTTGTCAGTGAAGATGTGGACATCGTCACCGCACCGGGTATTGATGGTGAGTTTGGTGTGCTGGCAAATCATGCTCCGTTTTTGAGCGTGATTAAAACAGGTACCTTGGTCTTTAAACAGGATAAGCGGGAAAAATTCCTGATGGTCAGCAGCGGCTTTGCCGAGGTGTCGAATAATAAGGTCACCTTTTTGGTAGAAACGGCTGAGTTTGGCCACGAGATTGACGTGGACCGCGCCCTGCGTGCCAGAGAGCGAGCAGAAAAACGTTTGGCGGAGGCTCAGGCGCATGCTGAGGATCTTGATCGAATGCGGGCCGAGATTGCTCTGCAACGGGCTGTTGCCCGCATAACTGTTGCGCAGAGATCCAGCCTGTAA
- a CDS encoding Hsp20/alpha crystallin family protein gives MNGRMQTKALIFTGITALHLILPITPLSYAAGAANSPDVITQELKSTKPSQETKEKSGDKVPIQRNATKEERGDFAGPLRDFHREVNRLFDRTFHDFGFPSFNFDRPFMHSAGNMLRPVTDLAASDKEYTVTVEVPGAEKDDIKIEVANNVMTIRGEKKQKKEEEEKDYYRQERFYGSFQRVLSLPEDADQDAIKATFNQGVLTVTMPRKDMPKPAVKEIEIHSS, from the coding sequence ATGAATGGCCGAATGCAAACAAAGGCATTGATATTTACAGGGATAACGGCACTTCACCTCATCTTACCAATTACGCCGCTGAGTTATGCCGCAGGGGCGGCAAATTCTCCAGACGTGATCACCCAGGAATTGAAAAGCACCAAGCCGAGCCAGGAGACAAAGGAGAAAAGCGGCGACAAGGTTCCGATACAACGGAATGCCACCAAAGAAGAGAGGGGGGATTTTGCCGGTCCGCTGCGGGACTTTCATCGTGAGGTGAACCGGCTTTTTGATCGGACCTTTCACGATTTCGGATTTCCCTCTTTTAATTTTGACAGACCCTTTATGCACAGCGCAGGCAATATGCTCAGGCCTGTGACGGATCTCGCTGCAAGCGATAAGGAATATACCGTCACCGTAGAAGTACCTGGTGCAGAAAAGGACGACATCAAGATTGAAGTCGCAAATAATGTCATGACCATTCGCGGCGAGAAGAAACAAAAAAAGGAGGAAGAGGAGAAAGACTACTACCGGCAGGAACGTTTCTACGGCTCTTTTCAGCGCGTGCTCTCATTACCGGAAGACGCTGATCAGGATGCCATCAAAGCGACCTTTAACCAAGGTGTGCTCACCGTCACCATGCCCAGAAAAGACATGCCGAAACCAGCTGTGAAAGAGATCGAAATCCACTCCAGTTAA
- a CDS encoding Hsp20/alpha crystallin family protein, which yields MINKEKGNILTNKEGIMNVSIWDPFREMEALLNTYTMPARRKAATEDNGPLETGDWAPVVDILETDNEFVLKVELPGVEKDDVQVAIDNRILTVKGEKKNDNKDKKIHRTECRYGSFVRHFTLPQDVDVDKVEATCKNGVLSLTLTKMEQAKPKQIEVKVH from the coding sequence ATGATCAATAAAGAAAAAGGTAATATTTTGACAAACAAGGAGGGTATTATGAACGTCAGCATTTGGGATCCTTTTCGTGAGATGGAAGCATTGTTGAATACCTACACCATGCCCGCAAGAAGGAAAGCGGCAACGGAAGACAACGGGCCTCTTGAAACAGGAGACTGGGCACCTGTAGTTGACATCCTTGAAACAGACAACGAGTTTGTTTTAAAAGTCGAACTTCCGGGTGTGGAAAAAGATGATGTACAGGTGGCTATTGACAACCGTATCCTAACTGTTAAAGGAGAGAAGAAAAACGACAATAAGGACAAGAAAATCCACAGAACCGAATGCAGATACGGTTCTTTTGTCAGACATTTCACCCTGCCACAGGATGTGGATGTAGATAAAGTGGAAGCGACCTGCAAAAACGGAGTGCTCAGCCTGACACTGACCAAAATGGAGCAGGCAAAACCGAAGCAGATTGAGGTAAAAGTTCACTAA
- a CDS encoding branched-chain amino acid aminotransferase, which produces MLKNELDVTLHKAENLKEKPDQNQLGFGKHFTDHMLTMRWNKEHGWHDAEIRPYGNFSLDPAAMVLHYSQEIFEGLKAYRGADDSVLLFRPMDNLNRFNDSAVRMCMPRIPTEKVLQAMKGLIYLDREWIPQTEGAALYIRPAMIASEAALGVRPANEYLFFIICSPVGAYYAEGFSPTKIYVEDEYVRAVPGGVGNVKTGGNYAASIKAHTTSQKKGYTQVLWLDAVERKYIEEVGTSNIFFVINDELVTPPLGGTILPGITRNTVLQLAADWGIPTSERRITIDEVRAAAQDGSLTEAFGSGTAAVISPIGEFGYQGETIMINNGETGPLAQRFFDGIQQLQRGAAPDSHDWIVRVK; this is translated from the coding sequence ATGCTGAAAAACGAACTTGATGTCACTCTGCATAAAGCAGAGAATCTGAAGGAAAAGCCGGATCAGAATCAATTAGGATTCGGCAAACATTTTACCGATCACATGCTTACCATGCGCTGGAACAAGGAGCACGGTTGGCATGATGCAGAAATCAGGCCTTACGGTAACTTCAGTCTTGATCCGGCTGCAATGGTCCTGCATTACAGCCAGGAGATCTTTGAGGGGCTCAAAGCCTACCGAGGAGCAGACGATTCTGTGCTCCTGTTCCGGCCTATGGATAACCTCAACCGCTTCAATGATTCTGCGGTGCGTATGTGCATGCCCCGTATTCCGACGGAGAAGGTGCTGCAAGCCATGAAAGGCCTGATTTATCTGGATCGCGAGTGGATTCCCCAGACCGAAGGAGCTGCCCTGTACATCCGTCCTGCCATGATCGCCAGTGAAGCAGCTTTGGGCGTTCGTCCGGCCAATGAGTACCTGTTTTTTATCATTTGCAGCCCGGTTGGCGCCTATTATGCCGAAGGCTTCAGCCCCACCAAGATCTATGTTGAAGACGAATACGTACGGGCTGTCCCAGGAGGGGTGGGTAATGTCAAAACCGGGGGCAATTATGCCGCCTCTATCAAGGCCCATACCACCTCCCAGAAGAAGGGTTACACTCAGGTTTTATGGCTGGATGCGGTTGAGCGTAAATACATAGAAGAAGTGGGCACCTCGAATATCTTTTTTGTTATTAACGATGAATTAGTCACCCCGCCTCTGGGCGGTACTATCCTGCCCGGTATTACCCGCAATACGGTCTTGCAGTTGGCGGCGGATTGGGGTATTCCCACCAGTGAACGTCGGATTACCATTGATGAGGTTAGAGCGGCTGCTCAGGACGGCTCGTTGACCGAGGCCTTTGGTTCGGGCACAGCAGCGGTAATTTCACCCATTGGCGAGTTCGGATACCAGGGGGAGACCATCATGATCAATAACGGTGAAACCGGTCCGCTTGCGCAACGCTTTTTTGACGGGATTCAGCAATTGCAGCGTGGTGCGGCACCAGACTCGCATGATTGGATTGTTCGAGTGAAATAA
- the groES gene encoding co-chaperone GroES has translation MNIRPLNDRILVKRLEEETQTAGGIIIPDSAKEKPAEGEVVAVGPGKMNDAGQRAAMDVQTGDRVLFSKYGGTDVKFDGQDYLIMREDDILGVLAA, from the coding sequence ATGAACATTCGTCCACTGAATGACCGTATTCTGGTTAAGCGACTGGAGGAAGAAACACAAACAGCAGGCGGTATCATCATTCCTGATTCTGCTAAAGAGAAACCGGCTGAAGGCGAGGTTGTCGCTGTAGGTCCGGGCAAGATGAATGATGCTGGTCAGCGTGCCGCTATGGACGTTCAGACCGGTGACCGAGTGCTGTTTTCTAAGTATGGCGGTACGGATGTGAAATTTGATGGCCAAGACTACCTGATCATGCGCGAAGACGATATTCTCGGCGTGCTTGCAGCATAA
- the groL gene encoding chaperonin GroEL (60 kDa chaperone family; promotes refolding of misfolded polypeptides especially under stressful conditions; forms two stacked rings of heptamers to form a barrel-shaped 14mer; ends can be capped by GroES; misfolded proteins enter the barrel where they are refolded when GroES binds), giving the protein MSKELYYSGKAREAMLTGVNCLADAVKVTLGPKGRNVLIEKSFGAPVITKDGVTVAKEIDIKDKFQNMGAQMVKEVASKTSDVAGDGTTTATVLAQAIYREGAKMVAAGSNPMEIKRGIDASVATVVAELAKISQPTKEQSEIAQVGTISANNDTTIGSIIAEAMDKVGKEGVITVEEAKSMETSLDVVEGMQFDRGYLSPYFVTDPDRMEVNMEDPLILINEKKISNMKDLLPILEAVAKMGKPLFIIAEDVDGEALATLVVNKLRGTLNIAAVKAPGFGDRRKAMLEDIAILTGGQVITEDLGIKLENITVNDLGTAKRIVVDKDNTTVIDGAGDKEKLAARVKQIRTQAEDSSSDYDREKLQERLAKLIGGVAVINVGAATEIEMKEKKARVEDALNATRAAVEEGVVPGGGVAFLRCIKALDAMKLEGEQDLGRQIIRRALEEPVRQIASNCGREGSVIVEKVKDLEGAFGFNAAIEEYGDLIAAGVIDPTKVTRTALQNAASVSGMLLTTECMIADEPDKDDAGAAMGGMPPGGMGGMGGMGGMGGMM; this is encoded by the coding sequence ATGTCCAAAGAATTATATTACAGCGGCAAAGCCCGCGAGGCTATGCTTACCGGTGTAAATTGCCTGGCCGATGCAGTAAAAGTTACCCTCGGACCTAAGGGCCGTAATGTTCTGATTGAAAAATCTTTCGGCGCGCCGGTTATCACCAAAGACGGTGTGACTGTTGCTAAAGAGATTGATATCAAAGATAAGTTCCAGAACATGGGCGCTCAGATGGTGAAAGAGGTTGCTTCTAAGACCTCTGATGTTGCCGGTGACGGAACCACCACTGCAACTGTTCTGGCCCAGGCTATTTACCGTGAAGGCGCTAAGATGGTTGCTGCTGGCTCCAATCCTATGGAGATCAAGCGCGGTATCGACGCATCTGTTGCCACGGTTGTTGCTGAGCTGGCCAAGATTTCTCAGCCCACCAAAGAGCAGAGTGAGATTGCTCAGGTAGGTACCATCTCTGCCAACAACGATACCACCATCGGCAGCATCATTGCCGAGGCTATGGACAAAGTGGGCAAGGAAGGCGTTATCACCGTGGAAGAGGCAAAATCCATGGAGACCTCTTTGGACGTTGTTGAGGGTATGCAGTTTGATCGCGGCTACCTTTCTCCGTACTTTGTGACCGATCCGGATCGCATGGAAGTAAACATGGAAGATCCGTTGATCCTGATCAACGAGAAAAAGATCTCCAACATGAAGGACCTGCTGCCTATCCTTGAGGCTGTTGCCAAAATGGGCAAGCCGCTGTTCATCATTGCAGAAGATGTTGATGGCGAAGCACTGGCTACTCTGGTTGTCAACAAGCTGCGCGGTACCCTGAACATCGCTGCTGTTAAGGCTCCGGGTTTTGGTGATCGTCGTAAGGCTATGCTGGAAGATATCGCCATCCTCACTGGTGGACAGGTTATCACCGAAGATCTGGGTATCAAGCTGGAGAACATCACAGTTAACGATCTCGGAACCGCCAAGCGTATTGTTGTTGATAAAGACAACACCACCGTTATTGACGGTGCTGGTGATAAAGAAAAATTGGCTGCACGGGTTAAACAGATCCGTACCCAGGCTGAGGATTCTTCCTCAGACTATGATCGTGAGAAGCTCCAGGAGCGTCTGGCTAAGCTGATTGGCGGTGTTGCTGTCATCAATGTCGGTGCTGCCACCGAGATTGAGATGAAAGAGAAAAAAGCCCGTGTTGAGGATGCACTCAACGCTACTCGCGCTGCTGTTGAAGAGGGCGTTGTTCCTGGTGGCGGCGTAGCCTTCCTGCGCTGCATCAAGGCTCTTGACGCAATGAAGCTTGAAGGTGAGCAGGATCTCGGTCGTCAGATCATCAGACGCGCTCTGGAAGAGCCTGTTCGTCAGATCGCTTCTAATTGCGGTCGTGAAGGCTCTGTTATTGTCGAGAAGGTCAAAGATCTCGAAGGCGCTTTCGGTTTCAACGCTGCCATTGAAGAGTACGGCGATCTGATCGCTGCCGGTGTTATTGATCCGACCAAGGTTACTCGTACAGCTCTGCAGAATGCAGCTTCTGTTTCTGGTATGCTGCTGACCACCGAGTGCATGATCGCTGATGAGCCGGATAAGGATGATGCCGGTGCTGCTATGGGCGGTATGCCTCCTGGTGGAATGGGCGGAATGGGCGGAATGGGCGGAATGGGCGGAATGATGTAA
- a CDS encoding rhomboid family intramembrane serine protease has translation MLLLKVDKPSYTIPPAKDWQPDIGFLSHFLVSCETGSDLLSSSVLFRSFPSNPSGITMKLGVATVPVYLVCTIWAVYLVDLILPLRLNAYGIVPRTAGGLLGIPLTNFLHLNLRHLVSNTVPLFILSLLLTLFYRKIFFDVLIVIISCGGLLVWLLARSANHIGASMLIYGLAAFLISYGLLKRELVPVIVSIVVALIYGLSMLGGMLPFHGFISWEGHLFGAVGGVFAAYLFRKR, from the coding sequence ATGCTCTTGTTAAAGGTTGATAAACCAAGTTATACTATTCCGCCTGCCAAAGATTGGCAACCGGATATTGGCTTTCTTTCCCATTTTCTCGTCTCTTGCGAAACAGGGAGCGATCTGCTATCCTCCTCTGTGTTGTTCAGATCCTTCCCTTCAAACCCCTCTGGAATAACCATGAAACTCGGCGTCGCTACAGTTCCTGTTTATCTTGTCTGCACGATCTGGGCTGTCTATCTTGTGGATCTCATCCTCCCTCTCCGGCTCAATGCCTACGGGATTGTCCCACGCACGGCTGGCGGCCTACTAGGCATCCCGCTCACCAATTTTCTTCACCTCAATCTCAGACATCTTGTCAGCAACACGGTTCCCCTCTTTATCCTAAGTCTGCTTCTGACCCTGTTTTACCGAAAAATCTTTTTCGACGTCCTCATCGTGATCATCAGCTGCGGTGGCCTCCTGGTCTGGCTCTTGGCCCGCTCAGCCAATCATATCGGGGCCAGTATGCTCATTTATGGACTAGCAGCCTTCCTAATCAGCTATGGTTTACTGAAAAGAGAACTCGTCCCGGTTATCGTCTCTATCGTTGTTGCATTGATCTATGGGCTCAGCATGCTCGGCGGCATGCTTCCTTTCCACGGTTTCATCTCGTGGGAGGGGCATCTCTTCGGGGCAGTGGGCGGGGTCTTTGCGGCGTATCTTTTCAGAAAAAGATGA
- the hisB gene encoding imidazoleglycerol-phosphate dehydratase HisB: MTEPTTAISPRKSTINRETLETKISLQLEVDGSGKADISTGVGFLDHMLTLFAVHGFFNLSVQAQGDTHVDDHHTVEDIGISLGQAFAQALGDKAGIHRYAHAYVPMDETLARVSLDFSNRPFLHYDVTIRDQKVGTFDTALVSEFLRALAQHAGITLHVDLLHGDNAHHIIEAVFKALGRAMGEGASLHQGLVGTLSSKGSL, encoded by the coding sequence ATGACTGAACCCACGACCGCCATTTCCCCACGAAAAAGCACCATCAATCGAGAAACCCTAGAAACAAAGATTTCTCTTCAGCTGGAGGTTGACGGCTCCGGTAAGGCCGATATCAGCACCGGCGTCGGATTTCTGGATCATATGCTGACCCTGTTCGCAGTACATGGTTTTTTTAACCTCTCTGTGCAGGCACAAGGCGATACCCATGTCGATGACCATCATACTGTGGAAGATATCGGCATCAGCCTTGGTCAGGCCTTTGCCCAGGCCTTGGGCGATAAAGCCGGTATCCATCGCTATGCCCATGCCTATGTGCCTATGGATGAAACCTTGGCCAGAGTCAGCCTTGACTTTTCCAACCGCCCCTTTCTCCATTACGACGTGACCATCAGAGATCAAAAGGTAGGTACCTTTGACACCGCCCTTGTCAGTGAGTTTCTGCGGGCCTTGGCCCAGCATGCCGGAATCACTCTGCATGTCGATCTTCTGCACGGTGACAATGCCCATCATATTATTGAGGCCGTGTTTAAAGCCTTGGGACGGGCTATGGGGGAGGGTGCTTCCCTGCATCAAGGCCTTGTCGGCACGCTTTCGTCCAAGGGGTCTTTGTAG